Proteins encoded in a region of the Vicia villosa cultivar HV-30 ecotype Madison, WI linkage group LG5, Vvil1.0, whole genome shotgun sequence genome:
- the LOC131605235 gene encoding uncharacterized protein LOC131605235 — protein sequence MPKDARYVLYRENNKVGPYRVYLDRTVHDDIRWMPFTDYRDVVPFDCITLYSGWLECGTNSMVRYLPEQCMRQFRRVQMISRSLFEAAPDIVTLVGPNAIFEDWTHHLVPEEYQRMVATQSWHCVDGNVTRRST from the coding sequence ATGCCCAAGGACGCACGATACGTCCTCTACAGGGAGAATAACAAGGTGGGCCCATATCGCGTGTACCTCGACCGCACTGTTCACGATGACATTCGTTGGATGCCATTCACTGATTACCGTGATGTTGTCCCATTTGACTGCATCACattatattctggatggttggaaTGTGGGACCAACAGCATGGTCAGGTATCTACCGGAGCAGTGCATGAGGCAGTTTAGACGTGTGCAGATGATATCGAGGTCTctgtttgaggctgctcccgacatcGTTACCCTAGTGGGCCCCAAtgctatatttgaggattggACACATCATTTGGTGCCTGAGGAGTATCAGCGTATGGTGGCCACCCAGAGCTGGCACTGTGTAGATGGGAACGTGACCCGGAGATccacctag
- the LOC131602150 gene encoding probable V-type proton ATPase subunit H isoform X1 produces MLTFEALAETSEFARKWVPFSTKYAIEPRAPEWYFSKKIDYLKDKVQPSFVKDRRAMKVELTAAEVESLRSELVDLEEKEAQLKAHVRQKNQNGSASNGGASNEKKSITSIDDVLIGLVKWLCEQLLYETCLCIWLLSYYEPAIEYLATSRTLPRLIDVVKSSTKEKV; encoded by the exons ATGTTGACATTTGAGGCTCTTGCTGAGACATCAGAATTTGCTAGGAAATGGGTTCCTTTCAGTACGAAATATGCAATTGAACCGCGAGCACCTGAGTGGTACttttcaaagaaaattgactATTTGAAAGATAAGGTGCAACCATCGTTTGTCAAAGATCGTAGAGCAATGAAG GTTGAATTAACGGCTGCAGAAGTAGAGTCTCTTCGATCAGAACTTGTTGATTTAGAAGAGAAGGAGGCTCAGTTAAAAGCTCA TGTCAGGCAAAAAAATCAGAATGGCAGTGCTTCAAATGGAGGAGCATCAAATGAAAAGAAGTCAATTACctctattgatgatgttttgatagGATTGGTAAAATGGCTTTGTGAGCAG CTTCTTTATGAAACATGTCTCTGCATATGGCTCTTGTCATACTATGAGCCTGCAATTGAATATTTGGCTACTTCAAGGACCCTTCCAAGACTTATTGATGTTGTTAAGAGTTCTACAAAAGAAAAGGTATAG
- the LOC131602150 gene encoding probable cellulose synthase A catalytic subunit 9 [UDP-forming] isoform X2 → MLTFEALAETSEFARKWVPFSTKYAIEPRAPEWYFSKKIDYLKDKVQPSFVKDRRAMKVELTAAEVESLRSELVDLEEKEAQLKAHVRQKNQNGSASNGGASNEKKSITSIDDVLIGLVKWLCEQVAIFQ, encoded by the exons ATGTTGACATTTGAGGCTCTTGCTGAGACATCAGAATTTGCTAGGAAATGGGTTCCTTTCAGTACGAAATATGCAATTGAACCGCGAGCACCTGAGTGGTACttttcaaagaaaattgactATTTGAAAGATAAGGTGCAACCATCGTTTGTCAAAGATCGTAGAGCAATGAAG GTTGAATTAACGGCTGCAGAAGTAGAGTCTCTTCGATCAGAACTTGTTGATTTAGAAGAGAAGGAGGCTCAGTTAAAAGCTCA TGTCAGGCAAAAAAATCAGAATGGCAGTGCTTCAAATGGAGGAGCATCAAATGAAAAGAAGTCAATTACctctattgatgatgttttgatagGATTGGTAAAATGGCTTTGTGAGCAG GTTGCAATTTTCCAATGA